Proteins encoded by one window of Halococcus saccharolyticus DSM 5350:
- a CDS encoding inorganic phosphate transporter — translation MVTAVLIIGLAVAVFVGFNIGGSSTGVAFGPAVGSRLVSKTGAAALFTGFALLGGATVGTEVIETMGGRIVPADQFTLAASVGVLFFVGLALLISNLFGVPASTSMTAVGAIAGLGVASGSLDYAVMFEIVSAWIVAPVLAFWICAVVGRYLYPYLDAWFGIDRSDGALFVLDRSGSVPIPHLAEDTSRKEGFWSAIVLAISCYMAFSAGASNTANAVAPLVGGGAISITQGVVLAAAAIGLGSFTIARRTLDTVGNDLTDLPLLASLVVAIVSATIITVLSEFGIPASLAVSATMCIVGLGWGRATRTTTVASAATAAIQGSEETTTISTNALAADDTATGTTAGDVAGDVTGDTANGDVAGAGGVPGIGEEEPDELAANDLFDPATTGRVVMLWIMTPSLSAAASFVLFELFPVYGGT, via the coding sequence ATGGTTACTGCCGTTCTTATCATTGGTCTCGCGGTCGCGGTCTTCGTCGGCTTCAACATCGGTGGTTCCTCGACAGGAGTCGCGTTCGGTCCCGCGGTGGGGAGTCGACTCGTTTCGAAGACCGGCGCTGCCGCGCTGTTTACGGGGTTTGCGTTGCTCGGTGGGGCGACGGTCGGGACGGAGGTCATCGAGACGATGGGCGGTCGGATCGTCCCCGCCGATCAGTTCACACTCGCGGCGAGCGTCGGCGTGCTCTTTTTCGTCGGGCTTGCCCTGCTTATCTCGAACCTCTTTGGAGTACCAGCCTCGACCTCGATGACCGCAGTCGGCGCGATCGCCGGGCTCGGTGTGGCGAGTGGAAGCCTCGATTACGCCGTAATGTTCGAGATCGTCTCGGCGTGGATCGTCGCCCCGGTACTCGCCTTCTGGATCTGCGCGGTCGTCGGGCGCTACCTCTACCCCTATCTCGACGCGTGGTTCGGGATCGACCGCTCCGACGGCGCGCTGTTCGTGCTCGATCGATCGGGTTCAGTTCCGATCCCACACCTTGCCGAGGACACCAGCCGGAAGGAGGGGTTTTGGAGCGCGATCGTGCTCGCGATCAGCTGTTATATGGCGTTCAGCGCGGGCGCGTCGAACACCGCGAACGCGGTCGCGCCGCTCGTCGGCGGCGGGGCGATCAGTATCACTCAGGGCGTCGTCCTCGCGGCGGCGGCCATCGGTCTCGGCTCGTTCACGATCGCGCGACGCACCCTCGACACCGTCGGCAACGATCTCACCGACCTTCCGCTGCTCGCGTCGCTCGTGGTCGCCATCGTGAGTGCGACGATCATCACCGTACTCTCCGAGTTCGGGATTCCGGCGAGTCTCGCGGTCAGCGCGACGATGTGTATCGTGGGGCTCGGCTGGGGTCGGGCGACCCGCACGACGACCGTCGCCAGCGCGGCGACGGCCGCCATCCAGGGCAGCGAGGAGACGACGACCATCTCGACGAACGCACTCGCCGCCGACGATACGGCCACCGGAACTACTGCCGGCGACGTGGCTGGTGACGTCACCGGAGATACCGCGAACGGTGACGTCGCTGGTGCAGGTGGTGTGCCAGGAATCGGCGAGGAGGAACCCGACGAACTCGCCGCGAACGACCTGTTCGATCCCGCGACGACGGGACGCGTGGTCATGCTCTGGATCATGACGCCGTCGCTGTCGGCGGCCGCCTCGTTCGTGCTGTTCGAACTCTTTCCGGTCTACGGCGGCACGTGA
- the hisC gene encoding histidinol-phosphate transaminase: protein MQTRDLSEHAVYRAGEGSEEVARELGLDPDDLVKLSSNENPLGPSPAAMTAIREAASEVHVYPKSAHTDLVAAIADQWELTPSQVWLANGGDGALDYLSRALLDPGAAVLVPEPGFAYYGMSARYHHGRVRSYSLRAEEGFTQSADAVLDVYDGERIVYLTSPHNPTGTVVDLADVERIAEETNEDTLVVVDEAYGEFAETPSAVRLVEGREGWDAREDVAVLRTFSKAYGLAGLRLGYAVVPEPWAGAYARVNTPFAASTVACRAGLAALDDREHVERTVESAVWAREYLESELDTKTHESEGNFVLAKVSDATAVAEAAQRRGVIVRDCTSFGLPECVRVSCGTREETERAVSVLNEVLAG, encoded by the coding sequence ATGCAGACACGCGATCTCTCCGAGCACGCCGTCTACAGGGCCGGCGAGGGGAGTGAGGAGGTCGCACGCGAGCTGGGACTCGATCCCGACGACCTCGTGAAACTCTCCTCGAACGAGAACCCGCTCGGTCCGAGTCCGGCAGCGATGACGGCGATCCGCGAGGCCGCAAGCGAGGTCCACGTCTATCCCAAATCGGCTCACACCGATCTCGTCGCCGCGATCGCCGATCAGTGGGAGCTCACGCCGAGCCAGGTGTGGCTCGCCAACGGCGGCGACGGCGCGCTGGATTATCTCTCGCGCGCGTTACTCGATCCCGGCGCGGCGGTGCTCGTGCCCGAACCCGGCTTCGCCTACTACGGAATGAGCGCGCGCTATCACCACGGCCGAGTCCGTTCGTACTCGCTCCGGGCCGAGGAGGGATTCACCCAGAGCGCCGACGCGGTGCTCGACGTCTACGACGGCGAGCGCATCGTCTACCTCACCAGCCCGCACAACCCGACCGGCACAGTCGTCGACCTCGCAGACGTCGAACGGATCGCCGAGGAAACGAACGAGGACACACTCGTGGTCGTCGACGAGGCGTACGGCGAGTTCGCCGAGACGCCGAGCGCCGTCCGACTGGTCGAAGGACGCGAGGGATGGGATGCCCGCGAGGACGTCGCAGTGCTCCGCACCTTCTCGAAGGCCTACGGTCTCGCAGGGCTCCGGCTGGGGTACGCTGTCGTGCCCGAGCCGTGGGCCGGCGCGTACGCCCGGGTGAACACGCCGTTCGCGGCGAGCACGGTCGCCTGTCGCGCCGGCCTCGCCGCGCTCGACGACCGCGAACACGTCGAACGAACGGTCGAGAGCGCCGTGTGGGCACGCGAGTATCTCGAAAGCGAACTCGATACCAAGACCCACGAAAGCGAGGGTAACTTCGTACTCGCCAAGGTGAGCGACGCAACCGCAGTCGCCGAGGCGGCCCAGCGACGGGGCGTGATCGTCCGGGACTGTACGAGCTTCGGTCTCCCCGAATGTGTCCGGGTCTCGTGTGGAACCCGAGAAGAGACCGAACGCGCAGTCTCCGTGCTGAACGAGGTGCTTGCGGGGTGA
- a CDS encoding adenylate kinase family protein yields MRVAVTGTPGSGKTTATDRLAARDDGSNADDSGGVEGTLDLVHLNEVIREEGLSTGTDADRDSLVADLDGVEAWLDDRQTTADIALVESHLAHWLNADRVVVLRCHPAELEDRLAARGEPDATITENAESEALDVILGEAVERHSRDAVYEIDATDRAPEDVASEIRAVIAGEREPSAGTVSFVEYL; encoded by the coding sequence GTGAGAGTCGCCGTCACCGGAACGCCGGGCTCCGGCAAGACGACCGCGACCGATCGGCTCGCCGCACGCGACGACGGCAGCAACGCCGACGACTCTGGCGGTGTCGAGGGAACTCTCGATCTCGTCCACCTGAACGAGGTCATCCGCGAGGAGGGGCTGTCGACCGGGACCGACGCCGATCGCGACAGCCTCGTGGCGGACCTCGATGGCGTCGAGGCCTGGCTCGACGACCGCCAGACCACCGCCGACATCGCCCTCGTCGAATCCCATCTTGCCCACTGGCTCAACGCCGATCGCGTGGTCGTGCTCCGGTGTCATCCCGCCGAACTCGAAGATCGGCTCGCCGCCCGCGGGGAGCCCGACGCCACCATCACGGAGAACGCCGAAAGCGAGGCGCTCGACGTGATCCTCGGCGAGGCGGTCGAGCGCCACAGCCGCGACGCGGTGTACGAGATCGACGCGACCGATCGCGCTCCCGAGGATGTCGCCAGCGAAATTCGGGCCGTCATCGCCGGCGAGCGTGAACCGAGCGCCGGAACCGTCTCGTTCGTCGAGTACCTCTGA